In Primulina eburnea isolate SZY01 chromosome 5, ASM2296580v1, whole genome shotgun sequence, a single window of DNA contains:
- the LOC140831664 gene encoding uncharacterized protein, translating into MTTSNTNGSSSLLSQSEQQKLIKKLDVFKIQGTDKRRLPILRIVGKLFPGKLVGVEAVKKFLEAEIFPSLKGRRFSVVYVHSGVNRSENSPGILAMKSMFDAVPAEFGQNVEAVYFLHPSLQCRLFLATFGRILFSGAAAAGFYGKMRYVKTLNLLRNSVRWDKLEMPEFVYEYDEEKEEEYCPKMDFGLESDHPRLSTYRAPSLDWTISTYSMRSIA; encoded by the exons ATGACCACTTCAAACACTAACGGTTCCTCTTCTCTTCTCTCCCAATCCGAACAACAAAAGCTCATAAAGAAACTGGACGTATTCAAGATTCAAGGCACAGACAAACGAAGACTCCCCATCCTCCGCATCGTAGGGAAACTCTTCCCTG gGAAGCTGGTTGGTGTGGAGGCGGTGAAGAAATTCTTGGAAGCTGAGATATTCCCCAGTTTGAAAGGAAGGCGATTCTCGGTTGTGTATGTGCACTCTGGCGTTAACAGAAGCGAAAATTCCCCTGGGATTTTGGCTATGAAATCCATGTTTGATGCTGTTCCTGCTGAATTTGGGCAGAACGTGGAAGCTGTTTATTTCCTGCACCCGTCTCTTCAATGCCGCCTCTTTCTTGCCACTTTTGGCCGTATCCTCTTCTCTGGCGCAGCCGCCGCCGG GTTTTATGGTAAGATGAGATACGTGAAGACGTTGAATCTCTTGAGAAACAGCGTAAGATGGGACAAACTGGAGATGCCCGAATTTGTGTACGAATACGATGAAGAGAAGGAAGAAGAGTATTGTCCCAAGATGGATTTTGGGCTGGAGAGTGACCATCCCAGATTATCGACGTACAGGGCCCCCAGTTTGGACTGGACTATATCTACCTATTCCATGAGGTCCATCGCTTAG
- the LOC140831665 gene encoding LOW QUALITY PROTEIN: U11/U12 small nuclear ribonucleoprotein 25 kDa protein-like (The sequence of the model RefSeq protein was modified relative to this genomic sequence to represent the inferred CDS: deleted 3 bases in 2 codons), with the protein MNATPEYNSISARKAKLQSMLAALLNDPVLADVSKKSSLSDVDTLVNSEIGSAKRSSVPKLDGTNIDVAVMNSPTVKDLKLAIEKKVNDMEESGMGHRHISWKHVGANFCLLHHNEKLLNDDSALEDYGVRNNSQVFHF; encoded by the exons ATGAATGCAACTCCGGAGTACAATAGCATCAGCGCCAGGAAAGCCAAATTACAATCAATGCTTGCAGCACTTCTCAATGATCCCGTACTCGCCGACGTC TCGAAGAAGTCTAGTTTGTCCGACGTGGACACTCTCGTCAACTCGGAGATCGGCAGCGCCAAGCGGAGCTCTGTCCCTAAATTGGACGGCACTAATATAG ATGTAGCGGTTATGAATTCTCCCACTGTGAAAGACTTGAAACTGGCGATT GAAAAAAAAGTGAATGATATGGAGGAATCAGGAATGGGTCATCGTCACATTTCTTG GAAACATGTGGGGGCAAACTTTTGCCTTTTGCACCACAATGAAAAGTTACTTAACGACGATTCTGCACTCGAGGATTATGGCGTAAGGAACAATTCTCAGGTTTTTCATTTTTAA
- the LOC140832630 gene encoding LOW QUALITY PROTEIN: mechanosensitive ion channel protein 8-like (The sequence of the model RefSeq protein was modified relative to this genomic sequence to represent the inferred CDS: inserted 1 base in 1 codon): METFRKSLKSSQLQEEEAHSLLTQCKNPTSHPASMTSSPSSFDTSSPSPPPPKNVRTKSNVQDSPNGDSVSSAGMNESHESRMWRDSSYDFSNDAVMRAAAASQDFDLVTESPVAPRSPLPKISESPGDNNYGQLTPREVRVSFHKNTAEPPSANRVSNAEPAEVVVCSSNNSFRRRSSLLRAKTKSRLLDPPEENNQKSQTQRMLKSQVLGKGASDFDEDDPFLDEDFPEDYKKMKCSALSVMQLLGLILIVGALVCSLTINFFRKRTLFELDLWKWVLMVLVLISGRLVSGWAIRIVVFFIERNFLLRKRVLYFVYGLRNAVQNCVWLTLVLIAWQCIFDKRVERVTDGKILPYVTKIWVCLLVGTLIWLLKTLIVKVLASSFHVSTFFDRIQEALFTQYVIETLSGPPLIEIQLVQEDEERVMVEVQKLQSAGATIPADLKANVFPKSGRMIGTPRRSTVSMDAKSPRLSKMMSKKEERNGITVDHLHRLNQKNISAWXMKRLMNIVRKGVISTLDERIQGSTAEDESMVQITSENQAKAAAKKIFINVARPGAKCIYQEDLMRFLREDEALKAMRLFEGGCEQKGISKRDLKNWLVNAFRERRALALSLNDTKTAVNKLHQMMDALVGVIVIVIWLLILKVATTHFFIFLSSQLLLVVFMFGNTCKTTFEAIIFLFVMHPFDVGDRVEVDGVQMIVEEMNILTTVFLRYDSLKIYYPNSVLSTKPINNYYRSPDMGDAIDFCIHISTPVEKIATMKERIIRYIENKSDHWNPAPSVVMRDIEDLNRLKWSVWLSHKMNHQDMGERWARRALLVEEMIKIFRELDIEYRLLPLDVNVRNMPPLSSARLPSNWAVSTT, from the exons TGGAGACAGTGTCAGTAGTGCTGGCATGAATGAGAGCCACGAAAGCAGAATGTGGAGGGACTCCAGTTACGATTTCTCAAACGACGCCGTCATGAGAGCCGCGGCGGCATCGCAGGACTTCGATTTAGTGACGGAATCTCCGGTGGCCCCGAGATCGCCTTTACCTAAAATATCCGAGAGCCCCGGCGATAACAACTACGGGCAGCTGACCCCGAGAGAGGTCCGCGTTTCATTTCACAAGAATACGGCTGAACCGCCATCGGCGAACCGCGTGTCAAATGCTGAACCTGCTGAAGTTGTAGTTTGCAGCTCCAACAATTCTTTTCGGAGAAGATCTAGTTTACTGAGAGCGAAAACTAAGTCGAGATTACTGGACCCACCGGAGGAGAATAATCAGAAATCCCAGACTCAAAGAATGCTCAAATCCCAAGTTTTAGGAAAAGGGGCAAGTGATTTTGACGAAGACGACCCTTTCCTTGACGAAGATTTTCCCGAGGATTACAAGAAAATGAAGTGTAGTGCTCTCTCAGTAATGCAATTACTGGGTCTAATTTTGATCGTTGGTGCTTTAGTTTGTAGTTTAACTATTAACTTCTTCAGAAAAAGAACCTTGTTTGAATTAGATCTTTGGAAATGGGTGTTAATGGTTCTGGTATTGATTTCTGGGAGATTGGTTTCCGGTTGGGCAATTCGGATTGTGGTTTTCTTCATAGAGAGGAATTTTCTCTTACGGAAAAGGGTTCTGTATTTCGTATACGGGTTGCGAAACGCAGTGCAGAACTGTGTGTGGTTGACTCTAGTTCTGATAGCTTGGCAATGCATTTTCGACAAGAGGGTTGAGAGGGTGACAGATGGGAAGATTTTACCTTATGTGACCAAGATTTGGGTTTGCCTTTTGGTGGGAACTTTGATTTGGCTGCTAAAAACTTTGATTGTTAAGGTTTTAGCTTCATCATTTCATGTTAGCACGTTTTTTGATCGGATTCAGGAGGCATTGTTCACTCAGTATGTGATCGAGACTCTTTCCGGGCCGCCACTGATCGAGATTCAACTGGTGCAGGAAGACGAGGAGAGGGTGATGGTTGAGGTTCAGAAGCTTCAGAGTGCGGGGGCGACTATTCCTGCTGACCTTAAGGCCAATGTTTTCCCAAAAAGTGGAAGAATGATCGGAACTCCAAGGAGGAGTACTGTTTCCATGGATGCTAAAAGTCCCAGGCTTTCGAAAATGATGTCGAAGAAGGAAGAACGGAATGGTATTACGGTCGATCATTTGCATAGGCTGAATCAGAAGAATATATCGGCTT ATATGAAGAGGTTGATGAACATTGTGAGGAAAGGGGTGATCTCAACTCTGGATGAGCGCATACAGGGCTCGACTGCTGAAGATGAATCGATGGTGCAGATCACAAGTGAAAATCAGGCCAAAGCTGCCGCCAAAAAGATTTTTATCAATGTGGCCAGGCCAGGAGCTAA ATGCATTTACCAGGAGGATTTAATGCGCTTTCTTCGAGAAGATGAAGCTTTAAAGGCAATGCGTCTCTTTGAAGGAGGATGTGAACAAAAGGGAATCAGCAAGCGTGATCTAAAAAATTGGTTG GTCAATGCGTTTAGGGAACGGAGGGCTCTTGCTTTATCCCTAAACGACACAAAAACTGCCGTCAACAAACTACATCAAATGATGGACGCCCTTGTTGGGGTTATTGTCATCGTAATCTGGCTCCTCATACTCAAAGTTGCGACTACACATTTCTTTATCTTCTTAAGCTCCCAACTTCTTTTAGTTGTGTTCATGTTCGGAAATACTTGCAAAACAACGTTTGAGGCGATCATCTTTTTATTTGTGATGCACCCTTTTGATGTGGGTGACCGTGTTGAAGTTGATGGAGTTCAG ATGATAGTCGAAGAGATGAACATATTGACGACTGTCTTTCTAAGATATGATAGCCTCAAGATCTATTACCCAAACAGTGTCTTATCCACAAAGCCGATCAACAACTACTACCGCAGCCCGGATATGGGCGACGCAATTGACTTCTGTATACATATCTCAACCCCTGTGGAGAAGATTGCGACAATGAAGGAGAGAATCATAAG GTACATTGAGAACAAGAGCGACCACTGGAACCCTGCACCATCAGTAGTGATGAGGGACATCGAGGATTTGAACCGACTGAAGTGGTCGGTATGGCTTTCTCACAAGATGAATCATCAAGACATGGGGGAGAGATGGGCAAGAAGAGCACTTCTGGTTGAGGAGATGATCAAAATCTTCCGAGAGCTCGATATCGAATACCGGTTGCTGCCTCTCGATGTGAATGTACGGAACATGCCGCCTTTGAGTTCGGCTAGGCTTCCATCAAATTGGGCTGTTTCTACTACATGA